From the genome of Geothrix sp. 21YS21S-4, one region includes:
- the miaB gene encoding tRNA (N6-isopentenyl adenosine(37)-C2)-methylthiotransferase MiaB — MKFHIETWGCQMNDHDGEKLSGLLSAEGFEAVDSAEEAELVLLNTCSIREKAVHKVYSELGRLREEKQRRPLLVGVTGCLAQQEQAALFKRAPHVDFVLGTMALKQLPWLVAEARAGKARVMDAGEYPDNHLFPASVARRRDTAKALVTITEGCDHACTYCIVPTTRGAERHRPFQDVLAEVRGLVERGYREVELLGQNVNSYAGGCTFADLLDRVSEVDGLEWIRFTTSHPMNFTRDLAQVLATNPKIAPFLHLPLQSGSDRVLRRMRREYTIAEYLERLGYLGDHRARIALSTDLIVGFPGETDEDFEATMRVVDEVAFDTSFSFVYSPRPGTASLRLKDDLPPAVKSERLARLQRRQAELTLASNRRFVGREIPVRIETHGPTEHGWWLARSGDWKTIHLAAGPGRELPFGELVTVRIVQASPHFLGAELV; from the coding sequence ATGAAATTTCACATCGAAACCTGGGGCTGCCAGATGAACGACCACGACGGCGAGAAGCTGTCGGGGCTGCTGTCGGCGGAGGGCTTCGAGGCCGTGGATTCGGCGGAGGAAGCGGAGCTGGTGCTGCTCAACACCTGTTCCATCCGCGAGAAGGCGGTCCACAAGGTCTATTCGGAACTGGGCCGGCTGCGCGAGGAGAAGCAGCGGCGGCCCCTGCTGGTGGGCGTGACCGGATGCCTGGCCCAGCAGGAGCAGGCGGCCCTGTTCAAGCGAGCGCCCCACGTGGATTTCGTCCTGGGGACCATGGCCCTCAAGCAGCTGCCGTGGCTGGTGGCCGAGGCCCGCGCCGGCAAGGCCCGGGTGATGGACGCGGGCGAGTATCCGGACAACCACCTCTTCCCCGCGTCGGTGGCGCGGCGGCGGGACACGGCCAAGGCGCTCGTCACCATCACCGAGGGCTGCGATCACGCCTGCACCTACTGCATCGTGCCCACCACCCGCGGCGCCGAGCGCCACCGGCCCTTCCAGGACGTCCTCGCCGAAGTGCGCGGCCTGGTGGAACGGGGCTATCGGGAAGTGGAACTCCTGGGGCAGAACGTCAACAGCTACGCCGGCGGATGCACCTTCGCGGACCTGCTGGACCGCGTCTCGGAAGTGGACGGCCTGGAGTGGATCCGCTTCACCACCAGCCATCCCATGAACTTCACCCGGGACCTGGCGCAGGTCCTGGCGACCAATCCCAAGATCGCGCCCTTCCTCCACCTGCCCCTGCAGAGCGGGAGCGACCGGGTGCTGCGGCGGATGCGGCGCGAGTACACCATCGCCGAATACCTGGAGCGCCTGGGCTACCTGGGGGATCACCGCGCGCGCATCGCCCTCAGCACCGATCTCATCGTGGGCTTTCCTGGCGAGACGGACGAGGACTTCGAGGCGACGATGCGCGTGGTGGATGAGGTGGCCTTCGACACCTCCTTCAGCTTCGTCTATTCCCCGCGGCCAGGCACCGCCTCCCTCCGCCTCAAGGACGACCTGCCTCCGGCGGTGAAATCGGAGCGCCTGGCGCGGCTCCAGCGGCGGCAGGCGGAACTGACCCTGGCCAGCAACCGCCGGTTCGTGGGGCGGGAGATTCCCGTGCGGATCGAGACCCACGGTCCCACCGAACACGGGTGGTGGCTGGCCCGCAGCGGCGATTGGAAGACCATCCACCTGGCGGCCGGACCGGGCCGCGAGCTGCCGTTCGGGGAATTGGTGACGGTCCGGATCGTCCAGGCCAGCCCGCACTTCCTCGGCGCCGAGCTGGTCTAG
- a CDS encoding aldose 1-epimerase family protein: MDIHQLHAGSAAATVAAEGAELRSLRLGGRELLWDGGPLWPRCAPLLFPIVGQVKGNAFRHGGRDYSLPRHGFARDRTFAWIRREDAACGLELRDDEETRAAYPFAFALGVDWTLEERALRMDIVLHNPGSDPLPASLGLHPAFRWPLAPDTPKAAHRLVFEAEEPALVHRLTPEGLLDPAPRPSPVRGRALPLDESLFADDALIFDQLRSRALRFEAEGGSVLELRWEGFSQLGLWSKPDPDPAFLCIEPWDGYADPADWEGEFADKPGGFILPAGAVRRWSLTISAGA; the protein is encoded by the coding sequence ATGGACATCCACCAATTGCACGCGGGATCCGCCGCGGCCACCGTCGCCGCCGAGGGCGCCGAATTGCGCTCCCTCCGCCTGGGCGGCCGGGAACTGCTGTGGGACGGCGGCCCCCTGTGGCCCCGGTGCGCCCCCCTGCTCTTTCCCATCGTGGGCCAGGTGAAGGGAAACGCCTTCCGGCACGGAGGCCGCGACTATTCCCTCCCCCGCCACGGCTTCGCCCGGGACCGGACCTTCGCCTGGATCCGCCGCGAGGATGCCGCCTGCGGGCTGGAGCTGCGGGACGACGAGGAAACGCGGGCCGCCTACCCCTTTGCCTTCGCCCTCGGAGTGGATTGGACGCTGGAGGAACGCGCTCTCCGAATGGACATCGTCCTCCACAACCCGGGGTCGGATCCGCTTCCGGCCAGTCTCGGCCTGCATCCGGCCTTCCGCTGGCCCCTCGCCCCCGACACGCCCAAAGCCGCCCACCGCCTGGTTTTCGAGGCGGAGGAGCCCGCACTCGTCCACCGGCTCACCCCGGAGGGCCTGCTGGATCCCGCGCCGCGGCCCAGTCCGGTTCGAGGGCGGGCGCTGCCCCTCGACGAAAGCCTGTTCGCGGACGACGCCCTGATCTTCGACCAGCTCCGCAGCCGCGCCCTCCGCTTCGAGGCGGAAGGCGGATCCGTGCTGGAGCTGCGCTGGGAGGGCTTCTCCCAACTGGGCCTGTGGTCCAAGCCGGATCCCGATCCCGCCTTCCTGTGCATCGAACCCTGGGACGGCTACGCGGACCCCGCGGACTGGGAAGGCGAATTCGCCGACAAGCCCGGCGGTTTCATCCTTCCCGCCGGCGCCGTCCGCCGCTGGTCGCTCACGATTTCAGCTGGAGCCTAG
- a CDS encoding cytochrome c: protein MRLLSAALLLALLPLRLDAQGRDLRAFYGERCAVCHGADGSGKGPGGTKLGGRNLADPRWLARQEDGALVASILKGRGAMPGFSRQLAEPEARRLLAEVVRPFALKKKPERPARERAEGEKPRAAEPEAGR from the coding sequence ATGCGTCTTCTTTCCGCCGCGCTGCTGCTCGCGCTCCTGCCCCTCCGCCTGGACGCCCAGGGGCGGGATCTCAGGGCCTTCTACGGCGAGCGGTGCGCCGTCTGCCACGGCGCGGACGGGTCGGGGAAAGGCCCCGGCGGAACGAAGCTGGGCGGCCGCAACCTGGCGGATCCCCGGTGGCTGGCGCGCCAGGAGGACGGCGCCCTGGTGGCTTCCATCCTCAAGGGACGCGGCGCCATGCCCGGCTTCAGCCGCCAGCTCGCGGAGCCCGAGGCGCGGCGCCTGCTGGCGGAAGTGGTCCGGCCCTTCGCCTTGAAGAAGAAGCCCGAGCGCCCCGCCCGTGAGCGGGCCGAAGGGGAGAAACCCCGCGCCGCGGAACCGGAGGCGGGCCGATAG
- a CDS encoding ATP-dependent helicase: MLDASPDRSAHPLLHNLNEPQREAVQHARGPLLLLAGAGSGKTTVITRRIAWLIEEEGVSPGSILAMTFTNKAAEEMRERVQRLVSVPASQMWVSTFHSFCTRILRREGDRTPVGRDFVIFDPADQKSLMKQVLAELKLPEKQFHPRRVLELISDFKNRCLLPEEAREEALDPWTRKALEAYDLYQKGLKNHRACDFDDLLLHTERLFRDPAMQAVYGDRFQFILVDEYQDTNRAQYLLVQHLARRHHNLCVVGDEDQSIYGWRGADIRNILDFQRDFPEALRIELLQNYRSTKKILDAASGVISNNSQRVEGKGSLKTDLGEGESIQFKLTEEGRLEAEWVAQRIQELRYREPEAKVAVLYRANWQSRQMEEALRAQNMAYRLVGGVKFYERQEVKDLISYLRLVSNPFDLVSFRRCVNAPTRGVGPTTLGKIEAAIPEGGTPLEGLGLLLRSGDLKGRAQRELGKFLDLFRRAESEREVLGLAGIVKWVLQESGYLQSLEDEATLEAEGRIRNLEEFLSAAAESESLGLRLSEFLDRITLAADADQLEEAAHLSLMTIHCAKGLEFPFVFVIGMEEDVFPNRNARETPEGLEEERRLFYVAITRAQRRLTLSAARRRRVMGTEMLAMPSRFLRELPPEALTTPIRWGTEIYQAGEGVRPGSSFSRGSGGVSVATELQRIRSFFDRVKEPSPAAASDDPAPVEVSEPQDPSAFSPGTRVRSPRFGEGTILATTGRGDGLTYTVRFDQGGDKRIMARFGGLERA; this comes from the coding sequence ATGCTCGACGCCTCCCCCGACCGCTCCGCCCATCCCCTGCTCCACAACCTGAACGAGCCCCAGCGGGAGGCCGTGCAGCACGCCCGGGGACCGCTTCTGCTGCTGGCGGGCGCGGGCTCGGGCAAGACCACGGTGATCACGCGGCGCATCGCCTGGCTGATCGAGGAGGAGGGCGTGTCCCCCGGGTCCATCCTGGCCATGACCTTCACCAACAAGGCCGCGGAGGAGATGCGCGAGCGCGTCCAGCGGCTGGTCTCCGTCCCCGCCTCGCAGATGTGGGTGAGCACCTTCCACAGCTTCTGCACCCGGATCCTGCGGCGCGAAGGCGACCGCACGCCCGTGGGGCGGGATTTCGTCATCTTCGATCCGGCCGACCAGAAGAGCCTGATGAAGCAGGTCCTGGCGGAGCTGAAACTCCCGGAGAAGCAGTTCCATCCCCGCCGGGTGCTGGAGCTGATCTCCGACTTCAAGAACCGCTGCCTGCTGCCGGAAGAGGCGCGGGAAGAGGCCCTGGACCCCTGGACGCGCAAGGCGCTGGAGGCCTATGACCTCTACCAGAAGGGGCTGAAGAACCATCGCGCCTGCGACTTCGACGACCTGCTGCTCCACACGGAGCGCCTGTTCCGCGATCCCGCGATGCAGGCCGTCTACGGCGACCGCTTCCAGTTCATCCTCGTGGACGAATACCAGGACACCAACCGCGCCCAGTACCTCCTGGTGCAGCACCTGGCCCGCCGCCACCACAACCTGTGCGTGGTGGGCGACGAGGATCAGTCGATCTACGGATGGCGCGGCGCCGACATCCGCAACATCCTCGACTTCCAGCGGGACTTCCCTGAGGCCCTCCGCATCGAGCTGCTGCAGAACTATCGCTCCACGAAGAAGATCCTGGACGCAGCGTCGGGCGTGATCTCCAACAATTCCCAGCGCGTGGAGGGCAAAGGTTCGCTCAAGACGGATCTGGGGGAGGGCGAGTCCATTCAGTTCAAGCTGACGGAGGAGGGGCGGCTGGAGGCCGAGTGGGTGGCCCAGCGCATCCAGGAATTGCGCTACCGGGAGCCCGAGGCCAAGGTGGCCGTCCTCTACCGCGCCAACTGGCAGTCCCGGCAGATGGAAGAGGCCCTGCGCGCCCAGAACATGGCCTACCGCCTGGTGGGCGGCGTGAAGTTCTACGAGCGGCAGGAAGTGAAGGACCTGATCTCCTACCTGCGGCTGGTGTCGAACCCCTTCGATCTGGTGAGCTTCCGCCGCTGTGTGAACGCCCCCACCCGCGGCGTGGGGCCCACCACTCTGGGGAAGATCGAGGCGGCCATTCCCGAGGGCGGGACGCCCCTGGAGGGCCTGGGGCTCCTGCTGCGGTCGGGCGACCTGAAGGGCCGCGCCCAGCGCGAGCTGGGCAAGTTCCTCGACTTGTTCCGCCGGGCCGAAAGCGAGCGGGAAGTCCTGGGCCTGGCGGGCATCGTGAAGTGGGTGCTCCAGGAGAGCGGCTACCTGCAGAGCCTGGAGGACGAAGCGACGCTGGAGGCCGAGGGTCGCATCCGCAACCTGGAGGAATTCCTCAGCGCCGCCGCCGAATCCGAATCCCTGGGCCTCCGCCTGTCGGAATTCCTGGACCGCATCACCCTGGCGGCGGACGCGGATCAGTTGGAGGAGGCCGCGCATCTCAGCCTGATGACCATCCACTGCGCCAAGGGGCTGGAGTTCCCCTTCGTGTTCGTCATCGGCATGGAGGAGGACGTCTTCCCCAACCGCAACGCCCGCGAGACCCCGGAGGGCCTCGAGGAGGAGCGGCGGCTGTTCTACGTGGCCATCACCCGCGCCCAGCGCCGCCTGACCCTGAGCGCCGCGCGCCGCCGCCGCGTGATGGGCACCGAGATGCTGGCCATGCCCAGCCGATTCCTGCGGGAACTCCCCCCGGAGGCCCTCACCACGCCCATCCGATGGGGCACCGAGATCTACCAGGCCGGCGAGGGCGTGCGGCCCGGCAGCTCCTTCAGCCGCGGATCCGGCGGCGTCTCCGTCGCCACCGAACTCCAGCGCATCCGCAGTTTCTTCGACCGGGTGAAGGAGCCGTCCCCCGCCGCCGCTTCCGATGACCCGGCGCCGGTGGAGGTCTCCGAGCCCCAGGATCCCAGCGCCTTTTCGCCGGGCACCCGCGTCCGCAGTCCGCGATTCGGCGAGGGTACGATCCTCGCGACCACGGGGCGGGGCGATGGGCTGACCTACACCGTCCGCTTCGACCAGGGCGGCGACAAGCGGATCATGGCCCGGTTCGGAGGGCTGGAGCGGGCCTGA
- a CDS encoding TIGR01777 family oxidoreductase — MESASLKGAVVAGGSGLVGRLLVTALLDHGARVTVLSRRPESVSLPPGAAARDWEDLPAVLRGADAVFNLAGEGIADRRWTPTRKAALRDSRSLPTRRLVAALAECALPPPVLVNASAVGYYGSRDAAPADEETPAGTGFLAETCAAWEEEARGAEALGIRVVRMRLGVVLAEEGGALPKMAGAVRWFQGCRLGSGQQGFSWIHRNDLVALLLEAARNPGWRGAFNAVAPQPLAQAAFMRLLARSLHRPLLPVPGTISAALLRVALGERADELLLRGVFAVPSRALAQGFRFRFPTALSALEDLL, encoded by the coding sequence ATGGAATCCGCAAGCCTGAAGGGCGCGGTGGTGGCCGGCGGGTCGGGGCTGGTGGGCCGGCTTCTGGTGACGGCGCTCCTCGACCACGGCGCCCGTGTCACGGTCCTGTCGCGAAGACCGGAAAGCGTTTCCCTTCCACCCGGAGCCGCAGCCCGGGATTGGGAGGACCTGCCGGCCGTCCTTCGCGGGGCCGATGCGGTCTTCAATCTGGCCGGGGAGGGCATCGCGGACCGACGGTGGACCCCCACCCGGAAGGCCGCGCTCCGGGACAGCCGCAGCCTCCCCACGCGGCGGCTGGTGGCCGCCCTGGCGGAATGCGCCCTCCCGCCTCCTGTCCTGGTGAACGCCTCCGCCGTGGGCTACTACGGCTCCCGCGACGCGGCCCCCGCGGATGAGGAGACGCCGGCCGGCACCGGCTTCCTGGCCGAAACCTGCGCGGCCTGGGAGGAGGAAGCCCGGGGCGCCGAAGCCCTCGGCATCCGCGTGGTGCGGATGCGGCTGGGCGTGGTCCTGGCTGAGGAAGGAGGAGCCCTGCCGAAGATGGCCGGGGCAGTGCGCTGGTTCCAGGGCTGCCGCTTGGGATCGGGACAGCAGGGGTTCAGTTGGATCCACCGGAATGATCTGGTGGCGCTGTTGCTGGAGGCCGCGCGCAATCCCGGCTGGCGGGGCGCCTTCAACGCCGTCGCGCCTCAGCCCCTCGCCCAGGCGGCTTTCATGCGCCTCCTCGCCCGGAGCCTCCATCGCCCTCTGCTGCCTGTGCCCGGCACGATCAGCGCTGCGCTCCTCCGGGTGGCGCTGGGCGAGAGGGCCGATGAGCTCCTGCTGCGGGGGGTCTTCGCGGTTCCCTCCCGGGCCCTGGCCCAGGGCTTCCGGTTCCGCTTCCCCACGGCCCTCTCGGCCCTGGAGGATCTCCTCTGA
- a CDS encoding cytochrome c3 family protein, translated as MRRSLSFFAAALICAVPVLAKPTTVKGAKCTVCHEGAPKDKKFIPAAAKMVAKYKENQCKDCHGYADGKLTTTKK; from the coding sequence ATGCGCCGTTCGCTTTCCTTCTTCGCCGCCGCGCTCATCTGCGCCGTCCCCGTCTTGGCCAAGCCCACCACCGTGAAGGGCGCCAAGTGCACCGTCTGCCACGAGGGCGCGCCCAAGGACAAGAAGTTCATCCCCGCCGCCGCCAAGATGGTCGCGAAGTACAAGGAAAACCAGTGCAAGGATTGCCACGGCTACGCCGACGGCAAGCTGACCACCACCAAGAAGTAG
- a CDS encoding NAD(P)/FAD-dependent oxidoreductase: MRYLLSNLMLNLGEEALDLAQPLAHALGGAARDYRAVVLERRSLDARHKGAIRFLVALSFDSDRPLEPGAFPGGLKLDLAPTAAPYAVAPPPRRPRVVVVGSGPAGTFCALRLLDYGIEPVVLERGPAMGERVKAVAGLWTDAILDPEANAQFGEGGAGTFSDGKLTTRIGHPATRYVLEAFVRFGANPRILYLAKPHVGTDVIRRCAVLIRKEAEARGAQYRFRARLADIRFDAEGRVQAAVLESGEELLCEALVLAPGHSARDTFEMLHRHGVAMRQKAFAMGVRVEHPQDLIDRAQYGPSSGHPSLPAADYKLVCNFGVNRAAYSFCMCPGGEVIQCSSEAGGVVVNGMSNEKRDSGFANSGLVAKVNTADFGSDHPLAGMRFQRTWEQAAFRAAGETYGAPAMAVQDFLKGRATGRLPRTSFRPFAVAADLRTCLPEFVREQLAGALPVFDRKIHGFTSRDAVLLAIESRTSSPLQLLRNEDGQSASHPGLYPCGEGAGFAGGITSAAVDGIRVAEWIAQSAGAPPFAPFEKQVRAGDLANEY; the protein is encoded by the coding sequence ATGCGCTACCTGCTCTCCAACCTGATGCTCAACCTGGGGGAGGAAGCGCTGGACTTGGCGCAGCCCCTCGCGCACGCCCTGGGCGGCGCGGCGCGGGACTACCGCGCCGTGGTCCTGGAGCGCCGCAGCCTGGATGCCCGTCACAAGGGCGCCATCCGCTTCCTGGTGGCCCTCAGCTTCGATTCGGATCGACCGTTGGAACCGGGTGCCTTCCCCGGGGGACTCAAGCTGGATCTCGCGCCGACGGCCGCTCCCTACGCGGTGGCGCCGCCGCCGCGCAGGCCCCGCGTGGTGGTGGTGGGCAGCGGTCCCGCCGGGACTTTCTGCGCCCTGCGCCTCCTGGATTACGGGATCGAGCCCGTGGTGCTGGAGCGCGGGCCCGCCATGGGCGAGCGGGTGAAGGCGGTGGCGGGCCTGTGGACCGACGCGATCCTGGATCCCGAGGCCAACGCCCAGTTCGGCGAAGGCGGGGCCGGAACCTTCAGCGACGGCAAGCTCACCACCCGCATCGGCCATCCCGCGACCCGCTACGTCCTGGAGGCCTTCGTCCGCTTCGGGGCGAACCCGCGCATCCTCTACCTCGCGAAGCCTCACGTGGGCACGGACGTGATCCGCCGCTGCGCGGTCCTCATCCGCAAGGAAGCCGAGGCCCGCGGCGCCCAGTACCGCTTTCGCGCGCGCCTGGCGGACATCCGGTTCGATGCGGAAGGCCGCGTCCAGGCCGCGGTTCTGGAGAGCGGGGAGGAGCTCCTGTGCGAGGCCCTGGTCCTGGCGCCGGGCCACAGCGCGCGGGACACCTTCGAGATGCTGCACCGCCACGGCGTGGCCATGCGCCAGAAGGCCTTCGCCATGGGCGTGCGCGTGGAGCATCCCCAGGATCTGATCGATCGCGCCCAGTACGGCCCCAGCAGCGGCCATCCGTCGCTTCCTGCGGCGGACTACAAGCTGGTGTGCAACTTCGGGGTGAACCGCGCCGCCTACAGCTTCTGCATGTGCCCCGGCGGCGAGGTGATCCAGTGCAGCAGCGAGGCCGGCGGCGTGGTCGTGAACGGGATGAGCAACGAGAAGCGCGATTCCGGCTTCGCCAATTCGGGGCTGGTGGCGAAGGTGAACACCGCGGATTTTGGGAGCGACCACCCGCTGGCCGGGATGCGCTTCCAGCGAACCTGGGAGCAGGCCGCCTTCCGCGCGGCGGGAGAGACCTACGGCGCCCCGGCCATGGCGGTCCAGGATTTCCTGAAGGGCCGCGCCACGGGCCGCCTCCCGCGGACCAGCTTCCGGCCTTTCGCGGTGGCGGCCGACCTGCGGACCTGCCTGCCGGAGTTCGTGCGGGAGCAGCTGGCCGGCGCGCTGCCCGTCTTCGACCGGAAGATCCACGGATTCACCAGCCGCGACGCCGTGCTGCTCGCCATCGAAAGCCGCACCAGCAGCCCGCTCCAGCTCCTCCGGAACGAGGACGGCCAGTCCGCGTCGCATCCGGGCCTGTACCCCTGCGGCGAGGGCGCGGGCTTCGCGGGCGGGATCACTTCCGCCGCCGTGGATGGGATCCGCGTGGCCGAATGGATCGCCCAGTCCGCCGGAGCTCCGCCGTTCGCGCCCTTTGAGAAGCAGGTGCGCGCAGGGGACCTGGCCAACGAATATTGA